The Hyphomicrobium sp. 99 genome contains the following window.
CGCGCACGCTTTACGAACTGGGCGAGGATCACGATGTGGTCTTCGTGCACAGCGCGCGATCGCCCCGCGACATCATCTTTCGACACGAACTGGCGATGATGACTTACGGCACGAGCAACTTCCGAACGGCGTTTGTGTGCGAAAAAATCGGCGAAGCTCGCGATTGGAGCGCGCCGACGGGTTATCTTTCATTGCCGCTCTTGAAGTCGATCGTGCCAGACCTCGCGCAGCGCGAAATTTTCTGCTGTGGGCCAGAAGCCTATATGGCCAACGTCCGCGCAATGCTGCGAGACGCTGGTTTCGATATGGCGCACTATCACGAGGAAAGTTTCTCGTTCGAACGGCAAGGCGTGCGGCAGCCTGAAGCTGAGACCGTGCTCGTAGGAGATGAAACGCCAGCGGCGAGTTTCAAGATCGAGTTCACCCGGTCCGGCCGCACGATCGATTGCCGTCCCGATCAGTTCATCCTCGACGCGGCGCGAGCGGCTGGTATGCGGCTGCCGTTTTCGTGCAGCAAGGGCGTGTGCGGCACCTGCAAAAGCAAGAAGCTTTCAGGTCAGGTGGCGATGACGCACGGTGGCGGAATCCGCCAACGCGAGATCGACGCCGGAATGATCTTGATTTGTTGCAGCAAACCGCTCGAAAACGTCACCATCGAAA
Protein-coding sequences here:
- a CDS encoding 2Fe-2S iron-sulfur cluster-binding protein, with the protein product MSDVIRPSRLGPELWDATPGKWNADEDDTLICAHVRQETHDVKSFLFRAQSPRLFRFRPGQFITLELEIDGAVINRCYTISSPPTRPDTLSITVKRHPGGKVSNWLHDNMKPGLKIKALGPSGDFSCTLHAGPRYLFLSGGSGVTPLMSMARTLYELGEDHDVVFVHSARSPRDIIFRHELAMMTYGTSNFRTAFVCEKIGEARDWSAPTGYLSLPLLKSIVPDLAQREIFCCGPEAYMANVRAMLRDAGFDMAHYHEESFSFERQGVRQPEAETVLVGDETPAASFKIEFTRSGRTIDCRPDQFILDAARAAGMRLPFSCSKGVCGTCKSKKLSGQVAMTHGGGIRQREIDAGMILICCSKPLENVTIEK